Proteins from one Coturnix japonica isolate 7356 chromosome 5, Coturnix japonica 2.1, whole genome shotgun sequence genomic window:
- the HARBI1 gene encoding putative nuclease HARBI1, with protein MAVPIAVLDCDLLLYGRGHRTLDRFKLEDVTDEYLVSTYGFPRQFICYLVELLGASLSRPTQRSRAISPETQVLAALGFYTSGSFQTRMGDAIGISQASMSRCVANVTEALVERAPQFIHFPEDEAAVQSLKDDFYALAGMPGVLGVLDCTHVAIKAPNAEDLSYVNRKGLHSLNCLMVCDARGALLSAETHWPGSMPDCTVLQQAALSSHFETELHKDGWLLGDSSFFLRPWLMTPLHIPETPAEYRYNMAHSATHNVIERTFRTMRSRFRCLDGSKGTLQYSPEKSSHIILACCVLHNISLQHGLDVWSAPAAVHVEPAEEEYEQMESMDSEACRVRQELLLTHFS; from the exons ATGGCCGTGCCCATCGCCGTGCTGGACTGCGACCTCCTGCTGTACGGCCGCGGGCACCGCACGCTGGACCGCTTCAAGCTGGAGGACGTCACGGACGAGTACCTGGTATCCACGTATGGCTTCCCACGGCAGTTCATCTGCTACCTGGTGGAGCTGCTCGGAGCCAGCCTGTCCCGGCCCACGCAGCGCTCCCGAGCCATCAGCCCCGAGACTCAGGTACTGGCTGCCCTGGGCTTCTACACCTCCGGCTCCTTTCAGACACGCATGGGGGACGCTATCGGCATCAGCCAGGCCTCCATGAGCCGCTGTGTCGCCAACGTCACCGAGGCGCTGGTGGAAAGAGCTCCGCAGTTCATTCACTTTCCTGAGGACGAAGCGGCGGTGCAGAGCCTGAAGGATGACTTCTACGCGCTGGCAGGGATGCCGGGTGTGCTGGGGGTGCTGGACTGCACCCATGTGGCAATCAAAGCACCCAATGCCGAGGACCTGTCCTACGTGAACAGGAAAGGCCTCCACTCCTTGAACTGCCTGATGGTGTGTGATGCCAGGGGGGCCCTGCTGAGTGCTGAGACGCACTGGCCCGGCAGCATGCCCGACTGCACcgtgctgcagcaggcagcccttAGCAGCCACTTTGAAACCGAGCTGCACAAGGACGGCTGGCTCTTGG GTGACAGCTCCTTCTTTCTCCGCCCCTGGCTGATGACCCCCCTGCACATCCCCGAGACCCCTGCGGAATATCGCTACAACATGGCGCACTCTGCCACACACAACGTCATCGAGCGGACATTCAGAACCATGCGATCGCGATTCCGCTGCCTGGACGGCTCCAAAGGCACCCTGCAGTACTCCCCCGAGAAATCCAGCCACATCATTCTGGCCTGCTGTGTGCTTCACAACATCTCCCTGCAGCATGGGCTGGACGTGTGGTCTGCCCCTGCTGCGGTGCACGTGGAGCCAGCGGAGGAGGAGTATGAGCAAATGGAGTCAATGGACTCTGAAGCCTGTCGTGTCcgtcaggagctgctgctcactcATTTTAGCTAG